The Microlunatus soli genome contains the following window.
GTCTGTGTTGCCACCGACAACCGCGGACAGGGCGGTGCGCTGCGGCTGGGCTACCACCTGGCCGCAGACCGCGGTGCCCGCTACATCGTCACCACCGATGCCGACGGTCAGTACGAGATCGACGAACTCCCCGAGCTGCTGGAGCCGATCCTCACCGACCGTGCCGATTTCGTCACCGGCTCCCGCCGACTGGGTTCGGAGGAGGCCGACAGCCAGATCCGCTGGGTCGGCGTTCGGGTGTTCGCGACATTGGCCTCGATCCTGACCCGGACCAAGATCACCGACACCTCGTTCGGCTTCCGGGCGATGCGGGCCGAGGTCGCCCAGGGCACTCTGCTGACCGAGCCGCAGTATCAGGCCTCGGAACTGCTGCTCGGTGTGATGGCCCGCGGCGCCCGGGTGGTCGAGGTGCCGTTGACCATGCGGCTGCGGAACAGCGGCAAGTCCAAGAAGGGCGGCAGCATCACCTACGGCGCGAACTACGCCCGGGTGATGATCGGCACCTGGCTGCGTGACTGGGTCGGCAACCGCGCCACCCGGCGGCTGCGGAACGCCGCGCGATCTGCCCACTCCGGATCGACCGCCGCCGAGGAAGAGTTGAGCACACCGCAACCTCGCTGAGCGGTCACCGGCCGTTCCGGCTACTCCCAGGGCCCGTACGGGTCGCGCAACAATCGCGCGAGTTTGGCCGGCGCCAGCCCGTTGCCGCCGGCGGTGCCTTCACGGATCCAAGCCGCCCGCCCCAGCGTCTCGAGCATGCCGTGCTCGGCCGGGCTCATCGGCCGCACCGATTCGTAGCCGTCGACGGCGGCCGCTCGGATGTCCTCACCGTGCGGGTCGCCGGGGCTGCCGGTGTGGCGCAGGCAGTAGGCGAGGTCGTACCCGCGCCACCCGAAGCCGCAATGGTCGAAGTCGAAGAACGCGATCTCCCCGTGCTCGGTGAAATGACAGTTCAGGGTCTGGGGGTCGCCGTGGATGATGCCCCATCCGTGGGCCCCGGGCTGGAAGTCACGCAGCCGCTCGCTGATCCGGGCAGCGGTTTCGGTGATGAAGCGGGCATCGCCGGCGTCGGCCTGCCGCAGTGAAGGCGACATCAGCCGCAGGGATCGCTGGATCAGGGTCTGCTCGTCCAGGTGGTAGCGCGCGTACTCGCTGTCGAAGTCGTCGGCAGCAACGTGGATCGAAGCCAGCGCAGCGCCGAGCCGGGCCGCCTGCGGCAAGGTCAGCTCGTCGGCATCGATCGGTAGTCCCGGACACCAGGTGAAGAGCGCGTAGTGCCGGTCGCCGGTCGGTGCCGTCCGGGTGCCGAGGACGTCGCCATTTCGCCGGGCGACCGGGGTCGACACCGGCGCGCCACGATCACCCAGATGGCTCAGCAGGTCGAGCTCGAAGCGGAGATCGGCGACACCCCGGATCCAGGACTTGCCCTCGCCGTAGACCCGGAATGCGTACGTTGCTTCGTCGGTCTCGACGCGGTAGCTGTCGTTGTGACCGCTCATGATCAAACTGATCCGGGTCGGTGTCCGGCCGTAGTCGTCCTCGATCACCCGACCGACGTCGGCTGTGCTCAGCATGTCCGGACGTCATCTTCCGCTGGCACTGTCGCTCTGAACATCACCGCTCCGCGGTCGTCATGGCGGTGCAGCAGCTCGAAGCCGAGGGATCGGTACAGTCCGGCAGCGGCGCGGTTCTCGTTGCTGACATGAAGACTCAGCCCCCGGATCCCGCGCTGGCCCGCGACAGCGACCAGCTGACGGAGCAGCCGGCTGCCGACACCCCGGCCACGCATCCGATGATCGACAGCCAGCACCAGCTCGGGAACGTCCTCGGCGACGAAGCCGGCGCGATGATCATCGGCAGCGAAGAACCGATACCAGGCCGCTCCGGCGAACTGCGGCCCCGCATCGGTGACCTCTTCGGCAACGATCCCGGCGTCACCGGCACGCCGACCGAAGTCGTCCAGGTAGCTGTCCGGACCTCCCGATCGACGATGATCTTGGAACGCCTGCTCGTCCCACGGATGCCGCCACTGCCAGGCCGCGAAGAGGGCGCGCGCCAGGTGATCTTGATCCCGGCTCGTCGCATCGCGCGTGGTGACGGTCACGGCGTGAACGTAGCGCCCTGGCAACGATCAGGTCAATCGGATTGACTGCGGGCTTTTTCCTTGTGTGTAAGGGAACTCGTGTGGATATCCACTAGGCGACGAGTCCTTGATCGGCTAGAATCGTATGCATGTTCGATCAACCTCCGGAGGGATTCGCCGCGGCCACCGCGATCGAACAATTCCGGGCGGCCGATCGGACCGCACTCCGCGCCCACAACCAGCAATTCGTGCTGGCCGCGTTCTGGCCCGACCTGCACCCCACCGACGGACTCCCGCTGGCCGGCAGCGTCGACACCACCTTCACCGGCGAACGCGCCATCCGGATCGGCGGCCCCGGCACCCCACCCGTCGCCGAGTTCATCACCGCCTCGCTCGCGGTCGAGACCGGCTGGTCGGTGCACAAGATGCGCTACTTCCTCGCCGACGCCGTCGACGTCCGCTACCGCTACCCCCGCATCTTCGGCCGGGTCCGCGAAGGCCAGCTACCCCGCTGGACCGCGCAACGCATCTCCCGCGCCACCCGCGACATCACCGTCTCCCAGGCCGAACAGGTCGAAGACATCCTGCTCCCCAAACTCGCCGGCGTCACCGGACAACGACTGGAAAACCTGATCACCGCCGCCCTGATCACCGTCGACGCCGAACGCTACGAACAACTCGCCGAGAAGGCCCGCCGCGCCCGCTACTTCCGGATCAGCCAAGGCAACGATCACGGCCTCACCGACTTCTACGGCCGCATGGACGCCCCCGACGCCCTCCGCCTGAAAGCCATGGTCGAACGGATCGTCACCATCCTGCGCCAACACCCCGGTGACCTGCCCGGCATCAAAGACCGCGACGCCGCCACGGCCGACGAATGGGCCGCCGTCGCCCTCGGCACCCTTGCCGCCCCGATCCGCACCGCACAACTCCTGCTCGAACACGAACAACCCGACCTGTTCGACCAAGCCGTCGCTCCATTCAACCCCCTTGAGCCTCGCGGCTGGCCGCACCCGGCGCCGAAGCACTACCCCACCAACGATCCGACAGCACCCTTCGACCACCAGGCCGAACCGCCGGCCGACGAATCCGAAGCACCGGCCGATCCGACGGCCGACGGACAGCAGACACCGGGCGACGCTGTTGATCATGACGAACCGGAGCAGGTCCCTGGGCCTGTCGAAGGGCACCACAGCGAGACGCAAGCAGACAGCGCCGGCACCGAGCCTGCGCTCACGGGGCCAATTGATCATGACGAATCCGCCCAACCCGGGCAGGTCCCCGACCCCGTCGAGGCACAGTCCGACAACCAGACGGCGCATCGGCGCAATCATCACCCCGACGACTGCAATGCCGCCGTCCGCGCGATCATCCGCGCTATCCCGCCGGAGAAGCTGCTGGCACCGATCACCTTCCACGTGCACTGCGCCGCCGAAGACCTCGCCACCGACACGAACGGCACCGTCCGGATCGAAGAACTCGGCGCCGCCACCCTCGCGATGACCCGACGCTGGTTCGGCAACACCGCCACCATCAACCTCAAACCCGTCATCGACCCCGCCCGGATCGCACCCGTCGACGCCTACGAGATCCCGGACCGGACCCGCGAAGCCGTGCTGGTCCGTAACCCACTCAGCCGCTTCCCCAACAGCACCGGCCTCAGCCAGAAGATGGACATCGACCACACCATCGCCTACGTCCCCGGCCGACGATGGCAAACCGGACTGCACGACCTCGGCCCCCTCGTCCGACCCGAACATCGCTACAAGACGTTCGGCGAGATCGACGTGCGCCAACCCGAACCAGATCTCTTCGTCTGGCAGACCGGCCACGGCCGCACCCTGATCGTCGACGCCACCGGCACCCACGACCTCGGCACCGGACCCTTCGCCCGACTCGTCTGGACCAGCGCAGCCACCGTCTCCTCGATCCCTCTCCCACCGGCGGACCTGATCACCTGACGTCAGCGGTGCCGGAAGACCAGCTTGTCCAGCAGCAGGAACTTGAAGAAGAAGACCGCGCCGTAGCTGACGATGTTGGCGATCTCCAGCACGATGGTCCGTTCGGTGTTGGTCAGCCCCATCGGCGTGATGATGTGCTGCACCAGGGTTGCGACACCGACCGAGACCAGACCGCCGGCGGCGATCACGATCACGTACGGCAGCATCTCCTTGACCGGATGCGGACGGTTGGTCCGTCCCCAGGTCAGTCGACGACCGACGAAGTAGTTGAAGCTGGCGCCGATCGCGAAGGCGATGGCGCTGGCGACGGTTGCGTCGGCGTGCGCCGCGGCAAGCAGCGCGATATAGGTGCCGTGGGACAAGATCGTCGCCATCATCGAGGTGGCACCGGCCCGCAGCAAGCGGCCGAAGAGTCCCGGACGACCGGCGCCGGCCTGCTCGGTCACCTCGTTCGCCCGCGCGTCAGCGGCAGCCGGGGGCGGACCATCGGTAGCTGCTGACACCCGTCCAGTGTCTCGCACCTATGGTCATGTCACGAATCATCGCCGCGCGCGGCCGAGATCGACCACACCCGAGGGAGGTCACCCACGATGCAGCTCGACGGCTTCCGTCAGCAGTTCCCGATCACCGAGCGACTGAGCTGGCTGGCGACACCGAGTTGTGCGCCGGCCGCGTCGCCGGTGCTGCGCGCCGTACGGGCGGAGCTGGACCGCTGGGCGGACGGCGACGCGGACTGGACCGAACGCGATCGACGCGCCGAAGCCTGCCGGCGCCGGTTCGCCGAGCTGCTGGGACGGCCGGCGGACCAGGTCGCGCTGCTGTCCTCGACGGCCGAGGCCGCGGCGACCGTGGCCGGATCGGTGCCCAGCGGCGGCCGGATCGTCGTCGGCGAACGGGAGTACCGCAGCAACATCTATCCGTGGCTGGCGGCGGAGCGCCGCGGCGTCACCGTCGCCGCCGTGCCGATGCCGGACGGGTTGCTGGACAGCGGGCGGGTGTGCGAGGCGATCATCGACGGGACCAGCCTGGTGTCGGTCAGCGTGGTCCAGTCGGCTACCGGCAGTCGGGTCGACCTGATCCCGATCGCCGAACGCTGCCGCGAGGTGGGCGCACGGCTCTTCCTGGACGCAACCCAGAGCGCGGGGGTGCTGTCGATCCCGGCGGGCGTCGATCCGGACTTCGTCGCGGCACACGGGTACAAGTGGCTGCTCGGCGTCCGCGGCACGGCGTACCTGGCGGTCCGGCGCGATCGACTCACCGCTCTGGGCCCGCTGGCGGCGAACTCACGGACGGCCGGCGCAGGAGCGGGCGACTACGGCGGCCCGTTGAGCTACGCCGACGGCGCCGAACGACTGGATCTGCCGCTGAGCTGGCCGGTCTGGGCCGCTGCGGAGGCCGGCCTGGAGTTGCTCGGACGGCTGGACCCGATTGTTCTGCAACAGCACTGTCTGAGGCTCGCCGAAGCGCTGGCCGACGGCGCCCGGGACCAGGGATTGGCCGTGATGGGCTCGGAACGCCCGAGCCAGATCGTCACCCTCCGGGTGCCGGACGCGGAGCGTGCGGTCGGTGAACTGACCGCGGCGGGGGTCCGAGCGACGGCGCGGAATGGCAACCTCCGCTTCGGATTCCACGGCTTCTCCGCCGAGCACGATGTGGAGCAGACCCTGGCGGTGCTGAGGAAAGTCACCGGTTGAAACGTGTTCAACGGGGTAATTGGCCGCAGATTGAGCGGATCGTGCGGACTTTCACAGCGGACCCACGGTTCGCGCCTGACTTGGACACACAGTCGAACAAGATACGATGCTGGAAGGGTTTTGAGCGGCGGACCGCTTAGAACTAAACGCTTGTGACTGATGTTGCAACAGGGAAATGAAGCGATCCGCGGAGGTGGACATTTCGTGCGAGTACTGATCCTGGGCGGTGACGGTTACCTTGGGTGGCCGACAGCCCTGCACTTCTCCCAGGCCGGCCATGAGGTAGCCGTGCTGGACAACCTGGCCCGTCGTGGTTACGACGAGGAGCTGGGTGTGCAGAGCCTGGTGCCGATCGAGGACTTGGAGACCCGCGTCAAGGCCTGGCAGGAAGTGTCCGGCAAGACGATCACGTCCTATGCCGGTGATCTGCTGGACGCCGACTTCGTCTACGAGACCCTCCGTGATTTTGCTCCGGACGCGGTGATCCACCACGCCGAGCAGCGGGCCGCGCCGTATTCGATGATCGACCGCGAACACGCCGTCTACACCCAGCACAACAACGTGATCGGCAACCTCAACCTGCTGTTCGCGATCGCCGAGCTGAACCCGGAGATCCACCTGGTCAAGCTGGGCACGATGGGTGAGTACGGTACGCCCAACATCGACATCGAGGAGGGCTGGCTGGAGGTCGAGCACAACGGTCGCAAGGACCGGATGCTCTACCCGAAGAAGCCTGGCTCCTTCTACCACCTGTCCAAGGTGCACGACTCGCACAACATCGAGTTCGCCTGCCGGATCTGGGGTCTGCGCGCCACCGATCTCAACCAGGGCGTGGTTTACGGCCTCGAGACCGAGGCGACCAAGCTCGATCCGCGGCTGTCCACCCGCTACGACTACGACTCGGTCTTCGGCACCGTGCTCAACCGGTTCATCATCCAGGCCGTGCTGGGCGAGCCGCTGACGGTGTACGGCGACGGCACCCAGACCCGTGGCTTCCTGGACATCCGGGACACCATGGAGTGTCTGCGACTGGCCGTGGAGAATCCGGCCGATCGCGGCGAGTTCCGGGTGTTCAACCAGATGACCGAGTCCTTCTCGGTCGGACAGCTCGCCGACCTGGTCGCCGAGGCCTTCCCCGGTCCGGTCCAGATCGAGAAGCTGGAGAACCCGCGGGTCGAGCAGTCCGAGCATTACTACAACGTCAAGCACACCGGTCTGGTGGAGCTCGGCCTGAAGCCGCATCTGCTGTCCGACACCCTGATCGAGTCGCTGTTCGACATCGTGTCGTCGCACAAGGATCGGGTGAACACCGAGGCGCTCACCCCGACCGTCACCTGGAAGCGGCCGGCCAAGGAGGCCGTCACCGCCTGAGGTCGACGACCACACAGCAGCAACAGTCAGCCGCACCGGTTCACTCCGGTGCGGCTGAATTGTTTTCGGCCTGATCTGTTCCTGCTCGCGGCGTGTCGTTTCGGTCTGGAGCAAATAATCGCGCCGAAGGACGCTGATGTCAGTAAAGTGCCCTCCGGCCTTCCCCGGCACCTCGAGCCCCGGGTACGCCATCGCGGATCCGAGCGGGAAGGTGAGCATTGTCCAGGCAGGAGGCGTTCGCCGTACGTGGCGTGTCGAAGGTCTTCATCGGCCGCACGCCGGTGCATGCTCTGGACGGCATCGATCTCGATCTTCCGACCGGCTCCTTCACCTGCGTCGTGGGACCGTCCGGCTGCGGCAAGTCGACCCTGCTCCGCATCCTCGGCGAGCTCGAGACGCCCACCACCGGCACGGTCACCTCGAATCTGACCGCCGCCGGCCGGGTGCCGGCCTCGGCCTTCGTGTTCCAGGAGCACGGGGTGTTCGGTTGGGCGACCGTGCTGGACAACGTTGCCTTCGGCGAGCAGATGGCCGGCGTCTCGCGACGCGACCGGACCGAGCACGCCCGCTACTGGATCGGCGAGGTCGGGCTGACCGGATTCGAGTCGGCCTATCCGCATCAACTGTCCGGCGGGATGCGCCAGCGGATCGCCATCGCGCGGGCCTTCGCCACCGGATCGCCTTGTTTGTTGATGGACGAACCGTTGGGTGCGCTTGATGCCCAGACCCGGATCCTGATGCAGGAACAACTGCTCGGCCTGTGGGAGCGGGAGCGCAAGACCGTCGTACTGGTCACCCACGCGATCGAGGAGGCGCTGCTGCTCGGCGATCGGATCGTGATCATGAGCGCCCGTCCGGGTCGGGTGAAGGACGTCATCGACGTACCGTTCGGACGGCCGCGCCGGCTGGAGATCGAGGCGACGGCCGAATTCGCCCAGCTGAAGCAGGACATCTGGGAGTCACTGCGCGACGAGGTCCAAGACTCGCTGAGGTATGCATGAGCCGGTCCACCTCGGCCGACCTGGATCAGGCGATCCGTCGGGAGTACCGGCACGACCGGATGCTGCGGGTCCGTGATCTTGGACTGGCGATCCTGACACCGGTGCTGCTGTTGATCATCTGGGAGTTGCTGGCCCTGGTCGGAGTCCTCGATCGCCGGCTGTTCACCCCGCCGTCGGAGATCGTCGTCCGAGCTGCGGAGATGACGGTCAGTGGGCAGATCCTCCCGCACGTCGTGGCCACCGTCGCCCGCTTGGCCTCCGGTTTCGTGCTCGGCGCGATCGTCGGCATCGCTGTCGGCCTGCTGATGGGACTGTCGCGACCGATGCGAGCTGCGCTCGCCCCGACCTTCACCGCCCTCTACGCGCTGCCCAAGATCGCGATCCTGCCGCTGCTGTTGTTAATCTTCGGCCTGACCGAGACCCCGAAGGTGCTTTCGGTAGCGATCTCGGTCTTCTTCGTGGTCCAGATCAACACGCTGGCAGGGATCGTACAGATCGATGACCGAACACTGGAGGCAGCGCGCGCCTACCGGGCGACCGGCTGGAAGCTGTTCCGCTACGTCCTGCTGCCGGCTGCCACCCCGTCGATCATGACGGGGCTGCGGGTGGCGGCTGGGATGGCGGTGATCGTGATCACCGCGGTCGAGTTCGTCGCCTCCGACAACGGACTCGGCTATCTGATCTGGAACTCCTGGCAACTGTTCCAGCCGTCCACCATGTTCGTCGGCCTGATCACCGTATCGCTGATCGGCGCCGTTGTCACCGGCTTGATCATCCTGCTGGAGCGCGCCATGGTCCCGTGGCGTTCAGCCGGCAGATCCCGTCGCATCCGAGAGGTAGGAACTCGATGAAGAGAATCATCAGTCTGGCGATCCTGATCACCCTGACGTTCGCAACAGCTGCCTGTTCCGGCAGTAGTGGCGGCGCGGGCAGCGGTGCAGACCAGGGCGGCGGGAAGATCACCGTCGGCTACGTCCCGTTGCCGATCTTCGCGCCCCTGTTCGTCGCCGACGCCAAGGGCTACTTCTCCGACGCCGGGCTCGATGTCGATCTCAAGGTCGTCAAGTCGGGCAAGGACGCCGTCCCACTGACGGCCAGCGGCAAGCTCGACGCCTCCCTGGTCGGATTCTCCGCCGGCATGTTCAACGCGATCAACAGCGGCCTGGACGTCAAGGTCGTCGGCTCGATGGGAGTGTCCGACGGCGACACCGAGAAGCCCGCCTCGGCGCTGATCGTGTCCAAGAAGCTGCACGACAGTGGCAAGATCACCACAGTGGCCGACCTGAAGGGACACAAGATCGGTGCGCTCGGTGGTTCCGGCGCGACCAGCGCCTTCTACACCGGGATGGCATTGGAGGACGCCGGCCTGTCGATCAAGGACGTCACCTTCACCCCGCTGGACAATCCGGACATCGAGACCGGCATCAAGTCCGGCAGCATCGACGGCTCCTTCGTCTCCGCACCCTTCTGGAACAAGGCCGTCGACGACGGCGTCGCGGTCAAGCTGTGGACCACGCCCAAGAACACCTCCGGGACCGGTGTCATCTTCGGTGGCGACTTCGTCACCTCGCCCGACGCCGAGAAGTTCTATCAGGCGTTGGCCAAGGGGGCAGCCGACCTGCAGGGGGACGCGCGCTACTCCGAGGAGAATCTCAAGATCATCGGCGACGCCACCGAACAGACCCCGGAGCAGGTGAAGTCGGTTCCGCTCTACACCTGGTTCTCCGACCTCAAACCACTGCCGGACCAACTGGCCGCAATGGAACGGATGTGGATCGAGCTCGGCGCGTTGGACTACGACAAGCCGTTGCCGGCAGACAAGTACGTCGACACCAGCTTCGCCGAAGCAGCAACCCACCAAGGATCCTGAGCCGCCGAACGGAATCGCTGAATCGCCTCAACGGCCCCGGTTCCGCGGGTGGTTCCGGGCGGTCCGCTCGTTGCCGCGGCGGTAGTTGCCGGTCAGCCGGGCCATCAGCAGTTGGGGGTCACCGCTCTCCAGGTCGACCAGGAAGTCCGCGGCGCGCGATCCCCGCAGCACGGTGGCGCGCCGACCGTGGTGGGTGATCACGACGGCTTCACCCCGGATCTGGTAGTCGAATCCGTTCGCTGCGGGCATGCCGATCAGTGTCCAGCATTCCTGGCGCAGTGACGAGCGGATTAGCGACTAGCGGAATGTTGGGTCGCCGCCGAGCGCGCCGACGATCTTCCGGAGCCCGTCGATCATCGCCGCGTATTCGTCATCGGTCAGTGCGGCCCTCATCGACCGATGGGCCCGCTCGTTGTTCGTCCGCGCCGCTGCGAGCAGGGCCGTCCCGGCTTCGGTGATCGTCAGTGCGTCGTTGTCGTCCCGTACAGCTCCCCGGTCGACGAGATCGGCGACGTCCAGGTCGACATCGCGGCCCTCCTCGTTGTCGCTGTAGGGCTGCAGCTCGGTGACCACCCGCTCGCGCGGTACCGGACGGGGCGCGTCCGCGAGCCGGATCAGCACCCACCACTGCGGCTGGGAGACGCCGACCTCGGCCAGCGACCTGATCAGCCCAGCCGAGATCCGGCGGTACGCCTCACCGGCCCAATAGCCGATTGGTTGATCGGCGCGATTCGATGCATCGTCGGCATTCGGGGTCGCAGTGCTCGGCATCCGGCTGAGTCAACCCCTTCAACCCGACTTGAGGTCAACATCGGTACAAGTTGAGAGAAATCTCTCGATACACTCATATCGAGAGTACTGTGTCGATATGACTCTCTCATGGGCTACCCGATGACCAACCCGTACGGTGATGTCGAGCTCGATGCAGCCGGGATGCGGGCACTGGCCCATCCGGTCCGGATCCAGATCCTGTTCCGGCTGCAGTCCGAGCCTGCGACGGCGACGATGCTCAGCAAGACCGTCGGGGCCTCTCCCTCGGTGACCAGCTGGCATCTGCGCCATCTCGCCCAGTTCGGTCTGGTGGTGGACGCACCCGAGCTGGGCCGCGGCCGAGAACGGTGGTGGCGCGCCGCCGGAACCGGCTTCCGCTACGAGGTGACCGACGAGGCGAGCAGGCTGGCCGCCATCTCGCTGCAGTCCGCGCTGGACCAGGTACGCGGTGACGTCGTCGGCGACTGGCGCCGCGAGGTCGAGCCGCTGCTGGATGCCGACTGGCGAGCGGAAGCCAGCAGTCACGACACCACCGTGACGGTGACGCTCTCCGAGCTCCGCGAGATCAACCGCGCCGTCGAGGCATTGCTCGCCCCGTATGTGACCAGGGAAGAGCGCCCGCCGGACGCCCGGCCGGTCCAGATGGTGCGGCACGTGATGCCGTCCGCCGACAGCGATTCGGCGCGAGATGGTCATGATCGACCTGCTCCGACGTAACCGCCGCTACGCCAGACTCTGGGGTGGCGAGTCGATCTCGATGCTCGGCGATCAGGTCACCGCACTCGCGCTGCCGATGATCGCCATCCTGCTGCTGCACGCACCGGCGTGGCAGCTCGGGGTGCTGACCGCGGCCAGCTGGGTGCCCTATCTGTTCGCCCTGCTGACCGGCACCGCCGTGGATCGGGTCACGAGCAAGCGACGGATCCTGGTGCTGACCGACCTGGCCCGCGCCGCAGCGTTGGCCAGCATCCCGGTCGCTGCTCTGATCGGCCGGTTGACCGTCGGTCAGTTGATCATGGTCGCAGTGCTCGTCGGTCTGGCCGGCTCGGTCTCGCAGACCGCCTACATCAGTTTCTTCGCTCGGCTGGTGCACACCGACGACGTGATCACGGCCAACTCCCTGAACTCGACCGCTCGCTCGGTCACCGAGATCGGTGGGCCACCCGCTGCCGGTTGGCTGATCCAAGCGCTCAGCGCACCGGCGGCTCTGCTGGTCGACAGCGCGTCCTATCTGGTGTCGGCGCTGTCGGTGATCGGGATCAGGCTGGACGAGCCGCGACCCGAGCGGCAACATCAGCATGTTCTGCGCGGAGCAGTGGAGGGGTTGCGGACGATGCTCCGGGACCGCTGGCTGTCCTCGATCCTGTGGTGCACCAGCACGATGAATCTGGCCAATTTTGCGATCCTGGCCGTCGTTCTGGTGTTCGCCACCCGGACCCTGCGGCTCAGCGCCGGACAGATCGGGACGGCTCAGGGAATCGGTGCC
Protein-coding sequences here:
- a CDS encoding phosphotransferase gives rise to the protein MLSTADVGRVIEDDYGRTPTRISLIMSGHNDSYRVETDEATYAFRVYGEGKSWIRGVADLRFELDLLSHLGDRGAPVSTPVARRNGDVLGTRTAPTGDRHYALFTWCPGLPIDADELTLPQAARLGAALASIHVAADDFDSEYARYHLDEQTLIQRSLRLMSPSLRQADAGDARFITETAARISERLRDFQPGAHGWGIIHGDPQTLNCHFTEHGEIAFFDFDHCGFGWRGYDLAYCLRHTGSPGDPHGEDIRAAAVDGYESVRPMSPAEHGMLETLGRAAWIREGTAGGNGLAPAKLARLLRDPYGPWE
- a CDS encoding GNAT family N-acetyltransferase; this encodes MTVTTRDATSRDQDHLARALFAAWQWRHPWDEQAFQDHRRSGGPDSYLDDFGRRAGDAGIVAEEVTDAGPQFAGAAWYRFFAADDHRAGFVAEDVPELVLAVDHRMRGRGVGSRLLRQLVAVAGQRGIRGLSLHVSNENRAAAGLYRSLGFELLHRHDDRGAVMFRATVPAEDDVRTC
- a CDS encoding DUF222 domain-containing protein, producing MFDQPPEGFAAATAIEQFRAADRTALRAHNQQFVLAAFWPDLHPTDGLPLAGSVDTTFTGERAIRIGGPGTPPVAEFITASLAVETGWSVHKMRYFLADAVDVRYRYPRIFGRVREGQLPRWTAQRISRATRDITVSQAEQVEDILLPKLAGVTGQRLENLITAALITVDAERYEQLAEKARRARYFRISQGNDHGLTDFYGRMDAPDALRLKAMVERIVTILRQHPGDLPGIKDRDAATADEWAAVALGTLAAPIRTAQLLLEHEQPDLFDQAVAPFNPLEPRGWPHPAPKHYPTNDPTAPFDHQAEPPADESEAPADPTADGQQTPGDAVDHDEPEQVPGPVEGHHSETQADSAGTEPALTGPIDHDESAQPGQVPDPVEAQSDNQTAHRRNHHPDDCNAAVRAIIRAIPPEKLLAPITFHVHCAAEDLATDTNGTVRIEELGAATLAMTRRWFGNTATINLKPVIDPARIAPVDAYEIPDRTREAVLVRNPLSRFPNSTGLSQKMDIDHTIAYVPGRRWQTGLHDLGPLVRPEHRYKTFGEIDVRQPEPDLFVWQTGHGRTLIVDATGTHDLGTGPFARLVWTSAATVSSIPLPPADLIT
- a CDS encoding GtrA family protein is translated as MSAATDGPPPAAADARANEVTEQAGAGRPGLFGRLLRAGATSMMATILSHGTYIALLAAAHADATVASAIAFAIGASFNYFVGRRLTWGRTNRPHPVKEMLPYVIVIAAGGLVSVGVATLVQHIITPMGLTNTERTIVLEIANIVSYGAVFFFKFLLLDKLVFRHR
- a CDS encoding aminotransferase class V-fold PLP-dependent enzyme produces the protein MQLDGFRQQFPITERLSWLATPSCAPAASPVLRAVRAELDRWADGDADWTERDRRAEACRRRFAELLGRPADQVALLSSTAEAAATVAGSVPSGGRIVVGEREYRSNIYPWLAAERRGVTVAAVPMPDGLLDSGRVCEAIIDGTSLVSVSVVQSATGSRVDLIPIAERCREVGARLFLDATQSAGVLSIPAGVDPDFVAAHGYKWLLGVRGTAYLAVRRDRLTALGPLAANSRTAGAGAGDYGGPLSYADGAERLDLPLSWPVWAAAEAGLELLGRLDPIVLQQHCLRLAEALADGARDQGLAVMGSERPSQIVTLRVPDAERAVGELTAAGVRATARNGNLRFGFHGFSAEHDVEQTLAVLRKVTG
- a CDS encoding NAD-dependent epimerase/dehydratase family protein; this translates as MRVLILGGDGYLGWPTALHFSQAGHEVAVLDNLARRGYDEELGVQSLVPIEDLETRVKAWQEVSGKTITSYAGDLLDADFVYETLRDFAPDAVIHHAEQRAAPYSMIDREHAVYTQHNNVIGNLNLLFAIAELNPEIHLVKLGTMGEYGTPNIDIEEGWLEVEHNGRKDRMLYPKKPGSFYHLSKVHDSHNIEFACRIWGLRATDLNQGVVYGLETEATKLDPRLSTRYDYDSVFGTVLNRFIIQAVLGEPLTVYGDGTQTRGFLDIRDTMECLRLAVENPADRGEFRVFNQMTESFSVGQLADLVAEAFPGPVQIEKLENPRVEQSEHYYNVKHTGLVELGLKPHLLSDTLIESLFDIVSSHKDRVNTEALTPTVTWKRPAKEAVTA
- a CDS encoding ABC transporter ATP-binding protein, which translates into the protein MSRQEAFAVRGVSKVFIGRTPVHALDGIDLDLPTGSFTCVVGPSGCGKSTLLRILGELETPTTGTVTSNLTAAGRVPASAFVFQEHGVFGWATVLDNVAFGEQMAGVSRRDRTEHARYWIGEVGLTGFESAYPHQLSGGMRQRIAIARAFATGSPCLLMDEPLGALDAQTRILMQEQLLGLWERERKTVVLVTHAIEEALLLGDRIVIMSARPGRVKDVIDVPFGRPRRLEIEATAEFAQLKQDIWESLRDEVQDSLRYA
- a CDS encoding ABC transporter permease, with amino-acid sequence MSRSTSADLDQAIRREYRHDRMLRVRDLGLAILTPVLLLIIWELLALVGVLDRRLFTPPSEIVVRAAEMTVSGQILPHVVATVARLASGFVLGAIVGIAVGLLMGLSRPMRAALAPTFTALYALPKIAILPLLLLIFGLTETPKVLSVAISVFFVVQINTLAGIVQIDDRTLEAARAYRATGWKLFRYVLLPAATPSIMTGLRVAAGMAVIVITAVEFVASDNGLGYLIWNSWQLFQPSTMFVGLITVSLIGAVVTGLIILLERAMVPWRSAGRSRRIREVGTR
- a CDS encoding ABC transporter substrate-binding protein, whose translation is MKRIISLAILITLTFATAACSGSSGGAGSGADQGGGKITVGYVPLPIFAPLFVADAKGYFSDAGLDVDLKVVKSGKDAVPLTASGKLDASLVGFSAGMFNAINSGLDVKVVGSMGVSDGDTEKPASALIVSKKLHDSGKITTVADLKGHKIGALGGSGATSAFYTGMALEDAGLSIKDVTFTPLDNPDIETGIKSGSIDGSFVSAPFWNKAVDDGVAVKLWTTPKNTSGTGVIFGGDFVTSPDAEKFYQALAKGAADLQGDARYSEENLKIIGDATEQTPEQVKSVPLYTWFSDLKPLPDQLAAMERMWIELGALDYDKPLPADKYVDTSFAEAATHQGS
- a CDS encoding MarR family winged helix-turn-helix transcriptional regulator, with protein sequence MPSTATPNADDASNRADQPIGYWAGEAYRRISAGLIRSLAEVGVSQPQWWVLIRLADAPRPVPRERVVTELQPYSDNEEGRDVDLDVADLVDRGAVRDDNDALTITEAGTALLAAARTNNERAHRSMRAALTDDEYAAMIDGLRKIVGALGGDPTFR